From Parasteatoda tepidariorum isolate YZ-2023 chromosome 1, CAS_Ptep_4.0, whole genome shotgun sequence, one genomic window encodes:
- the LOC107444703 gene encoding uncharacterized protein codes for MSTTPEMSTTPEMSTTPEMSTTPEMSTTPEMSTTPEMSTTTEMSTTPEMSTTPEMSTTPEMSTTPEMSTTPEMSTTPEMSTTPEMTTTPEMSTTPEMSTTPEMSTTPEMSTTPEMSTTPEMSTTPEMSTTPEMSTTPEMSTTPEMSTTPEMSTTPEMSTTPEMSTTPEMSTTPEMSTTPEMSTTPEMSTTPEMSTTPEMSTTPEMSTTPEMSTTPEMSTTPEMSTTPEMSTTPEMSTTPEMSTTPEMSTTPEMSTTPEMSTTPEMSTTPEMSTTPEMSTTPEMSTTPEMSTTPEMSTTPEMSTTPEMSTTPEKSTTPEKSTTPEKSTTPEKSTTPG; via the exons ATGTCTACGACACCAG AGATGTCTACAACGCCag agaTGTCTACAACACCAG aaATGTCTACAACACCAG agATGTCTACAACACCAG aGATGTCTACAACGCCAG aaaTGTCTACAACAACAG aGATGTCTACAACACCAG agATGTCTACAACACCAg aaaTGTCTACAACACCAG AGATGTCAACAACACCAG AGATGTCTACAACACCAG agaTGTCTACAACTCCAG aGATGTCTACAACACCAG AAATGACAACAACGCCTG agATGTCTACTACCCCAG aaatgtcTACTACACCTg aaatgtctACTACACCCg aaatgtCTACAACTCCag AAATGTCAACTACACCTG AAATGTCTACTACTCctg aaatgtCTACTACACCCG AAATGTCTACTACACCTG AAATGTCTACTACACCCg AAATGTCTACTACACCCg AAATGTCTACTACACCTG aaatgtcAACAACACccg AGATGTCTACTACTCCag aaatgtCTACTACCCCcg aaatgtcaACTACACCTG AAATGTCCACAACACCCG aaatgtcAACTACACCCG AAATGTCTACAACTCCCG AAATGTCTACAACACCCg AAATGTCAACTACACCCG AAATGTCCACAACACCCG AAATGTCAACTACACCCG AAATGTCTACAACTCCCG AAATGTCTACCACACCCg AAATGTCTACAACTCCCG aaATGTCAACTACACCCG AAATGTCTACAACTCCCg AAATGTCTACAACTCccg AAATGTCTACAACACCCg AAATGTCTACAACTCCCG AAATGTCTACAACACCCg AAATGTCTACAACTCccg aAATGTCTACAACTCCCG AAATGTCTACAACACCCG AAATGTCTACAACTCCCg aaATGTCAACTACACCCG aaatgtcAACGACTCCTG AAAAGTCAACAACTCCTG aaaagtcaACAACTCCTG AAAAGTCCACAACTCCAG aaaagtccACAACTCCTGGTTAG